A region of Natribaculum luteum DNA encodes the following proteins:
- a CDS encoding dolichyl-phosphate hexose transferase produces the protein MGTYNEEEAIGKVLSDVERVTDGKAEVVCVDGSSDRTPEIAREHGARVIRQRPQGYGVAVREAILAPDRPIVVTTDCDDTYPMEQLPEFLESINAGYDVVSGDRLYHGAAAMPAFNRFGNHAFAAIASVLMGTHVHDTTTGMRAYRREVVESIEWTENTGLSAELLIRPLMRGYDVREHPIEYRERAGETKLDPIQGGAAIAKSIVKVCLEERFR, from the coding sequence ATGGGGACCTACAACGAGGAAGAAGCGATCGGCAAAGTGCTCTCGGACGTCGAGCGCGTGACCGACGGCAAGGCGGAGGTCGTCTGCGTCGATGGCTCCTCGGATCGCACGCCCGAGATCGCCCGCGAACACGGCGCTCGCGTGATCAGACAGCGACCGCAGGGCTACGGCGTGGCGGTACGCGAGGCGATCCTCGCGCCCGACCGCCCGATCGTCGTGACGACCGACTGCGACGACACCTACCCGATGGAACAGCTCCCCGAGTTCCTCGAGTCGATCAACGCCGGCTACGACGTCGTCAGCGGCGACCGCCTCTATCACGGCGCAGCAGCGATGCCGGCGTTCAACCGCTTCGGGAACCACGCCTTCGCCGCGATCGCGAGCGTCCTGATGGGCACGCACGTCCACGACACCACGACGGGGATGCGCGCGTACCGCCGGGAGGTCGTCGAGTCGATCGAGTGGACCGAGAACACCGGTCTCTCGGCCGAACTCCTGATTCGGCCGCTAATGAGAGGCTACGACGTCCGCGAACATCCCATCGAGTACCGCGAGCGCGCCGGCGAAACCAAACTCGACCCCATCCAGGGCGGCGCGGCGATCGCCAAGTCGATCGTGAAAGTCTGTCTCGAAGAACGGTTCCGGTAA
- a CDS encoding glycosyltransferase family 39 protein, protein MSPDSFRDFVARTVSTAAGRERLAAAGIALTAGVVVFAIATQVFPYHSVNHDEGVYLLQAAMLLEGQLELHAGELAGAFRPWFFVEDGGRLYPKYNPVPAAMYAVSMALFDEPRVTLAAVAAGNAALVAVLGTQVFDRRAGVVAAAIFAASPMALLASAVFLPYAPTTLLNLVFAVCYLRGVREGHLSSAALAGVAIGLAFFARPYTAVLFAAPFILHALWTVGRALLESGIRPLSDPVRRNVVTAAGGLAFVGLTLAYNAALTGSALRFPYEAFAPLDGPGFGRRRILGHSIEYTPELALRANGYVLEYLTTRWFTAGLLGTALAVAGLVLAIRRWRTDPAGRTAGLLLAGLFVSVPLGNLFFWGNYNVLATMSDPTDGIVAQFGPLYYFDLLVPLSIFAAFGAVAGWRRLRTLADRVDASPPATRALAVAVLLAALVTAGGANAALVGPPLERNAAYTDKLADAYEPIEDHDFEDALVFLPTPYGDWQNHPFQYLRNEPGFDGPVVYALDREPDDDFAVVDAYPDRTYYRYAYHGEWSPNPDSHVVPKLEAVDVRAGESLAGETAVAVPDRVDSATVRLETDDGTYATYTLTEPGERVAVDWTLEADGARLETPTGDATVPTDGTDEVALSITLVQPDGGSFTYRQDVTVRTTDGTVEAIWPPERTVCYLVTACGSEDTYLPDDPDVHAEWVEFETRLEEG, encoded by the coding sequence GTGAGCCCCGATTCGTTCCGTGATTTCGTCGCTCGTACCGTCTCGACAGCGGCGGGTCGCGAGCGACTGGCCGCGGCCGGGATCGCCCTGACCGCCGGCGTCGTCGTCTTCGCGATCGCCACGCAGGTGTTCCCGTACCACTCGGTCAACCACGACGAGGGGGTGTACCTCCTGCAGGCGGCGATGCTCCTCGAGGGGCAACTCGAGTTACACGCGGGCGAACTCGCGGGTGCGTTTCGCCCATGGTTTTTCGTCGAGGACGGCGGCCGCCTCTATCCCAAGTACAACCCCGTCCCGGCGGCGATGTACGCCGTCTCGATGGCGCTGTTCGACGAACCGCGGGTGACGCTCGCCGCCGTCGCCGCCGGCAACGCCGCGCTCGTCGCCGTCCTCGGGACGCAGGTCTTCGACCGGCGGGCCGGCGTCGTCGCCGCCGCGATCTTCGCCGCGTCGCCGATGGCCCTGCTGGCGTCGGCCGTCTTCCTGCCGTACGCGCCGACGACGCTGCTGAACCTGGTCTTTGCCGTCTGCTACCTCCGTGGCGTCCGCGAGGGCCACCTCTCGAGTGCCGCACTCGCCGGAGTGGCGATCGGACTCGCCTTCTTCGCCCGTCCGTACACGGCCGTCCTGTTCGCTGCGCCGTTTATCCTCCACGCGCTGTGGACCGTCGGCCGGGCGCTCCTCGAGTCCGGTATTCGACCGCTCTCTGACCCCGTGCGTCGAAACGTCGTCACTGCCGCCGGCGGGCTCGCGTTCGTCGGCCTGACGCTCGCGTACAACGCCGCCCTGACCGGATCGGCGCTGCGCTTTCCCTACGAGGCGTTCGCCCCGCTCGACGGTCCCGGGTTCGGGCGGCGACGCATCCTCGGACACTCGATCGAGTACACCCCCGAACTCGCCCTCCGGGCGAACGGCTACGTCCTCGAGTATCTCACGACGCGGTGGTTCACCGCCGGTCTCCTCGGAACGGCGCTGGCGGTTGCCGGGCTGGTGCTCGCGATCCGCCGGTGGCGAACCGATCCCGCAGGTCGAACGGCGGGCCTCCTCCTCGCGGGGCTGTTCGTCTCCGTGCCCCTCGGGAACCTGTTCTTCTGGGGCAACTACAACGTCCTCGCGACGATGAGCGATCCGACCGACGGCATCGTCGCCCAGTTCGGGCCGCTCTACTACTTCGACCTGCTGGTCCCGCTGTCGATCTTCGCCGCGTTCGGTGCCGTCGCCGGCTGGCGTCGGCTCCGCACGCTCGCCGACCGCGTCGACGCGTCGCCGCCGGCCACGCGCGCTCTCGCGGTCGCCGTCCTCCTCGCGGCGCTCGTGACTGCAGGCGGGGCGAACGCCGCCCTCGTCGGACCGCCGCTCGAGCGAAACGCCGCGTACACCGACAAACTCGCCGACGCCTACGAGCCCATCGAAGACCACGACTTCGAGGACGCTCTCGTCTTCCTGCCGACGCCGTACGGCGACTGGCAGAACCACCCGTTCCAGTACCTCCGGAACGAACCGGGCTTCGACGGTCCCGTCGTCTACGCGCTGGATCGAGAGCCAGACGACGACTTCGCCGTCGTCGACGCCTACCCCGACCGGACGTACTACCGCTACGCGTACCACGGCGAGTGGTCGCCGAATCCGGACAGCCACGTCGTCCCGAAACTCGAGGCCGTCGACGTCCGCGCGGGCGAATCGCTGGCGGGCGAGACCGCCGTCGCCGTCCCCGACCGCGTCGACAGCGCGACCGTCAGGCTCGAGACCGACGACGGGACGTACGCGACCTACACGCTCACAGAACCCGGCGAGCGCGTCGCCGTCGACTGGACGCTCGAGGCCGACGGCGCGCGACTCGAGACGCCGACCGGCGACGCGACGGTCCCGACGGATGGGACCGACGAGGTCGCCCTGTCGATCACGCTGGTCCAGCCCGACGGGGGCTCGTTCACCTACCGACAGGACGTGACCGTCCGGACGACAGACGGCACTGTCGAGGCGATCTGGCCGCCCGAACGGACCGTCTGTTACCTCGTGACCGCCTGCGGGAGCGAGGATACCTACCTCCCCGACGACCCGGACGTCCACGCCGAGTGGGTCGAGTTCGAGACGCGACTCGAGGAGGGATGA
- a CDS encoding extracellular solute-binding protein, whose translation MDEKGRFPDRSDRRTFLAGSATLGVAGLAGCLGLFGGDDDGDDDGSDLTELGYGRQGQELGGTSMAEMPDLEGELSVYSGRGEFLVGNLLSYIEDLYDDFSFSPQPRYGNSTELANTIVTEGDGTSADVFFSVDAGSLGMLADEGRTRTLSDDVLEMVGEEFRTDGWIGTSGRARSIPYNTNVLSEDDLPDSIMEYPDGVDAQLGWAPGYASCQAFVTAMRILEGEDATRQWLESVVDAGIATYGNELAVCEAVADGDLDAGFTNHYYIQRVKDGREDAPIATTFTQGDAGAIFNVAGAAVIDEADDPELAENFIRHLLSTEAQDYFAVRTFEYPLVEGVPPVGELPSIEDLDVPNMDLTRLSDLEPTVDMMRDVGVQF comes from the coding sequence ATGGACGAGAAAGGACGATTCCCCGATCGAAGCGACAGACGAACGTTCCTCGCCGGATCGGCGACGCTCGGCGTCGCCGGACTGGCGGGCTGTCTGGGCCTGTTTGGCGGCGACGACGACGGCGACGACGACGGTTCCGACCTCACAGAACTCGGCTACGGCCGCCAGGGTCAGGAACTCGGTGGGACGAGTATGGCGGAGATGCCCGACCTCGAGGGCGAACTCTCGGTCTACTCCGGTCGCGGCGAGTTCCTCGTTGGCAACCTCCTGAGCTACATCGAGGACCTGTACGACGACTTCTCGTTCTCGCCACAGCCGCGATACGGCAACTCGACGGAACTCGCCAACACGATCGTGACCGAAGGGGACGGCACGTCTGCGGACGTGTTCTTCTCCGTCGACGCCGGCTCGCTCGGCATGCTCGCCGACGAGGGCCGAACGCGCACGCTGTCGGACGACGTACTCGAGATGGTCGGCGAGGAGTTCCGGACCGACGGGTGGATCGGTACGTCCGGGCGCGCTCGCTCGATCCCGTACAACACGAACGTCCTCTCCGAGGACGACCTCCCTGACTCCATCATGGAGTACCCCGACGGCGTCGACGCCCAGCTCGGGTGGGCACCGGGCTACGCCTCCTGCCAGGCGTTCGTCACGGCGATGCGCATCCTCGAGGGCGAGGACGCGACCCGGCAGTGGCTCGAGAGCGTCGTCGACGCCGGTATCGCGACGTACGGCAACGAACTCGCGGTCTGTGAGGCGGTCGCCGACGGCGACCTCGACGCCGGATTCACCAACCACTACTACATCCAGCGCGTGAAAGACGGTCGGGAGGACGCGCCGATCGCGACGACGTTCACCCAGGGCGACGCGGGAGCGATCTTCAACGTCGCGGGCGCGGCGGTCATCGACGAAGCAGACGACCCCGAACTCGCAGAGAACTTCATCCGTCATCTCCTCTCGACGGAGGCCCAGGACTACTTCGCGGTCCGGACGTTCGAGTATCCGCTGGTCGAGGGCGTCCCGCCGGTCGGCGAACTGCCATCGATCGAGGACCTCGACGTCCCCAACATGGACCTGACTCGGCTGTCGGACCTCGAGCCGACGGTCGACATGATGCGCGACGTCGGCGTCCAGTTCTGA
- a CDS encoding alpha-1 4-glucan-protein synthase — translation MSQDICVVVPTIREYECMRSYFDNVRDHGFDLSRLHVVLVTEDFCETEAMETMLEEEGVSGEVFDGTRREEWYADHGVTEYEHVVPAASHAETSFGLLYMWANDEFEYGVFIDDDTLPHEDEDFFGTHLENLAFEGEIEAVSSDEQWVNVLYQNAEEHGLYPRGYPYSAMGETVETDTTTIEAGEVVASQGLWTNVPDLDAVRILMDGDLQGQAQTRTTREDFANDFVAAEENYLTVCSMNLAFRREVIPAFYQLPMDDNPWDVGRFDDIWSGVFLKRACDVLGKQIYNGAPLCEHNKAARSTFDDLHNEVAGLELNEHLWEIVDDAGADADSYADVFAAMADELRSREWEEYQNGEFFAHVGEYMHDWLACLDALEGARVPVADD, via the coding sequence ATGAGCCAGGACATCTGCGTCGTCGTCCCGACGATCCGGGAGTACGAGTGTATGCGCTCGTACTTCGACAACGTGCGCGACCACGGGTTCGACCTCTCGAGACTCCACGTCGTGCTCGTGACCGAGGACTTCTGTGAGACCGAGGCGATGGAGACGATGCTCGAGGAGGAAGGCGTCTCTGGCGAGGTCTTCGACGGGACGCGACGCGAGGAGTGGTACGCCGACCACGGCGTCACCGAGTACGAACACGTCGTTCCGGCCGCGAGCCACGCCGAGACGAGTTTCGGCCTGCTATACATGTGGGCGAACGACGAGTTCGAGTACGGCGTGTTCATCGACGACGACACCCTCCCGCACGAGGACGAGGACTTCTTCGGGACTCACCTCGAGAACCTCGCCTTCGAGGGCGAGATCGAGGCCGTCTCCTCGGACGAGCAGTGGGTGAACGTCCTCTACCAGAACGCCGAGGAACACGGCCTGTACCCGCGCGGATACCCCTACTCGGCGATGGGCGAGACCGTCGAGACCGACACGACCACGATCGAGGCCGGCGAGGTCGTCGCCTCCCAGGGTCTGTGGACGAACGTCCCGGACCTCGACGCGGTGCGGATCCTGATGGACGGCGATCTGCAGGGTCAGGCCCAGACGCGGACGACCCGCGAGGACTTCGCGAACGACTTCGTCGCCGCGGAGGAGAACTACCTCACCGTCTGCTCGATGAACCTCGCGTTCCGCCGGGAGGTGATCCCGGCGTTCTACCAGCTGCCGATGGACGACAACCCGTGGGACGTCGGCCGGTTCGACGACATCTGGAGCGGCGTCTTCCTCAAGCGCGCCTGTGACGTCCTCGGCAAGCAGATCTACAACGGCGCGCCGCTGTGTGAACACAACAAGGCCGCCCGATCGACGTTCGACGACCTCCACAACGAGGTCGCCGGCCTCGAACTCAACGAACATCTCTGGGAGATCGTCGACGACGCCGGCGCGGACGCCGACAGTTACGCCGACGTCTTCGCGGCGATGGCCGACGAACTCCGCAGTCGGGAGTGGGAGGAGTACCAGAACGGCGAGTTCTTCGCCCACGTCGGCGAGTACATGCACGACTGGCTGGCGTGTCTCGACGCACTCGAGGGCGCTCGCGTCCCCGTCGCCGACGACTGA
- a CDS encoding lysylphosphatidylglycerol synthase transmembrane domain-containing protein: MDDGSREDATDGRPARGGVFSRRWATFAGTALVVVGLLAAVRAVDVDAVVADVTGADPLLLGVATVVYAVSWPLRGRRYGDVLATMGHHVGTGFLTTAVFASQTANLAIPARAGDAVRAYLVKDREDVPYPTGFGSLAVERVFDLLTIATLAGGAVLAFALLGDSSPLGLVDDLEYGRRALEAASVVATAAVVVATAAVGVAYSDRALGPRLRTRVSRWPRLRRAIDALLDLLADVQRVATNPRAVATVGVESLLVWGLDVLTAVVVLAAVGAGLDAPTLLVVGTLAVSVGNLAKVLPLLQGGIGLYEAAFTGLVVGLTPVGASTALAGAIVDHALKNAITLVGGAGALASLNVSLSTAATDGRTAVPDGPADD; the protein is encoded by the coding sequence ATGGACGACGGTAGCCGTGAGGATGCGACGGACGGTCGGCCGGCTCGCGGCGGGGTGTTCTCCCGCCGCTGGGCGACGTTCGCGGGGACGGCGCTCGTCGTCGTCGGCCTGCTCGCGGCCGTCCGTGCGGTCGACGTCGACGCCGTGGTCGCCGACGTGACGGGGGCGGACCCGCTCTTGCTCGGCGTCGCGACGGTCGTCTACGCCGTCTCGTGGCCCCTCCGTGGCCGCCGGTACGGCGACGTGCTCGCGACGATGGGCCACCACGTCGGAACGGGCTTTCTCACGACCGCCGTCTTCGCGAGTCAGACGGCGAACCTCGCGATCCCCGCCCGGGCGGGCGACGCCGTTCGGGCGTACCTCGTGAAAGACCGCGAGGACGTTCCCTACCCCACCGGGTTCGGTTCGCTGGCGGTCGAACGCGTCTTCGATCTGCTGACGATCGCGACGCTGGCGGGCGGGGCCGTTCTCGCGTTCGCCCTGCTCGGCGACTCGAGCCCACTCGGCCTGGTGGACGACCTCGAGTACGGTCGGCGGGCGCTCGAGGCGGCTTCGGTCGTCGCGACGGCCGCCGTCGTGGTCGCGACGGCTGCCGTCGGTGTCGCCTACAGCGACCGTGCGCTCGGTCCGCGTCTTCGCACGCGCGTGAGTCGGTGGCCACGCCTCCGGCGTGCGATCGACGCCCTTCTGGATCTACTCGCGGACGTCCAGCGCGTCGCGACGAATCCACGTGCGGTGGCGACCGTCGGCGTCGAGAGTCTCCTCGTGTGGGGACTGGACGTGCTGACCGCGGTGGTCGTCCTCGCGGCCGTCGGTGCGGGACTCGACGCGCCGACCCTGCTGGTCGTCGGGACGCTCGCGGTGAGCGTCGGGAACTTGGCGAAGGTCCTGCCGCTCTTGCAGGGTGGAATCGGGCTGTACGAGGCGGCGTTTACCGGCCTCGTCGTCGGGCTCACGCCCGTCGGCGCGAGCACGGCGCTGGCCGGGGCGATCGTCGATCACGCGCTGAAAAACGCGATCACGCTCGTCGGCGGCGCGGGCGCGCTCGCGTCGCTGAACGTCTCGCTATCGACTGCCGCCACCGACGGGCGAACCGCCGTTCCCGACGGACCGGCCGACGACTGA